In Fimbriimonadia bacterium, a genomic segment contains:
- a CDS encoding HAD-IA family hydrolase translates to MIEAVVFDVDGVLVDSPHEEAWRHALRQMLSTSWKDSATSGVTADAFTTAFYQQHVAGKPRVAGARDMLRGLGVQDPSGRRAEELSAVKQGVLMQLVEAGSFVVFDDALRFLCACLDRGLRICAASSSKNANEMMARVHVPQQASLLVDLFHANVCGRDLRHGKPHPEIFLTAADALRVPVERCVVVEDAPSGVQAAKAAGMSCIGVARVGDEQLLNDAGADWVVRDLDEVELSRILNAGRVS, encoded by the coding sequence ATGATCGAAGCCGTCGTCTTCGACGTAGATGGAGTGCTGGTCGACTCGCCTCACGAGGAGGCGTGGAGACACGCGCTTCGGCAGATGCTGAGTACGAGTTGGAAGGACTCGGCAACGAGCGGGGTGACGGCAGACGCCTTTACGACGGCATTCTATCAACAGCACGTTGCTGGTAAGCCGCGTGTAGCGGGAGCGCGAGACATGCTTCGGGGGCTCGGCGTGCAGGATCCGAGTGGGCGCCGTGCCGAGGAGTTGTCTGCTGTGAAGCAGGGCGTTCTGATGCAGCTCGTAGAGGCTGGTAGCTTCGTCGTTTTCGATGATGCACTACGGTTCTTGTGCGCGTGTCTCGATCGTGGCCTCCGCATTTGTGCGGCGTCTTCATCCAAGAATGCCAACGAAATGATGGCGCGGGTGCACGTGCCACAGCAGGCCTCGCTGCTCGTGGATCTCTTCCATGCGAACGTTTGTGGTCGTGACCTTCGACATGGCAAGCCTCACCCCGAGATATTCCTAACCGCTGCCGATGCGCTTCGAGTACCCGTCGAAAGATGCGTGGTAGTCGAGGACGCCCCATCTGGAGTGCAAGCAGCAAAGGCCGCAGGTATGTCGTGCATAGGAGTCGCACGGGTGGGGGACGAGCAGCTTCTGAACGACGCCGGAGCGGACTGGGTGGTACGCGATCTCGATGAGGTCGAGCTGTCGAGGATCCTGAACGCTGGGAGGGTGTCGTGA
- a CDS encoding AtpZ/AtpI family protein gives MAEDTEETKQQEPEEDATEAAREELLERVKTAASSPLPEVPEWEFKRPAPKVEPGGSVSARGFSLGFAALYSLVVPTVGGLLIGWLVDERLGTGPTWLSVGFLVGALAGFVSLIRIVVRLGRED, from the coding sequence GTGGCCGAAGACACAGAAGAAACCAAGCAGCAGGAGCCCGAAGAGGACGCCACAGAAGCGGCGCGCGAGGAGCTGTTGGAGCGGGTGAAGACCGCTGCATCCTCGCCGCTGCCCGAGGTGCCGGAGTGGGAGTTCAAGCGCCCGGCACCCAAGGTGGAGCCTGGGGGCAGCGTGAGCGCGCGCGGCTTTAGTCTCGGCTTCGCTGCGCTCTACTCGCTGGTGGTGCCTACGGTTGGCGGTCTGCTCATCGGCTGGCTCGTGGACGAGCGGCTGGGAACCGGCCCCACGTGGCTGAGTGTGGGGTTCCTCGTCGGCGCACTTGCCGGGTTCGTTAGCCTTATCCGTATCGTAGTGCGCCTGGGGCGAGAGGATTAG
- the mqnC gene encoding dehypoxanthine futalosine cyclase, producing the protein MLENVVLDRDRVTRLTFEEIAEKVLAGERLTPEEGVWLFGFPDLPRLAALAHARRCAVSDPETVTYVIGRILNYTNVCWVRCKFCAFYRPPKHDEGYLLSDEEILQKVDELVRLGGVELLFQGGLNPSLKIDYFERTFHLIKQRYPGVILHALSPAEVMYIAHISRLSLRDCLIRLKEAGLHSLPGAGGEILVDRVRAQIAPYKDTTEEWLECMRTAAEVGLRSTASMMFGHVETMEDRVEHLVRIRELQDQCEPFRAFIAWNFQPEDTALPIPKKATGYDYLRTVAVARLMLDNVPNLQCSILTQGPKIAQLSLGYGVNDFGSVMIEENVVSAAGSKFILNAEEIERLIRDAGYMPRRRNTRYELV; encoded by the coding sequence ATGTTAGAGAATGTGGTGCTTGACCGCGATAGGGTGACGCGGCTTACTTTCGAGGAGATTGCGGAGAAGGTGCTGGCCGGAGAGCGTCTCACGCCGGAAGAGGGCGTGTGGTTGTTCGGTTTCCCCGACCTGCCCCGGCTCGCTGCCCTAGCCCACGCCCGGCGCTGCGCGGTCTCCGACCCAGAAACCGTGACATACGTTATTGGGCGCATCCTCAACTACACCAACGTGTGCTGGGTGCGATGCAAGTTCTGCGCCTTCTATCGCCCACCCAAGCACGACGAAGGCTACCTGCTCTCGGACGAGGAGATACTGCAGAAGGTGGACGAGCTGGTGCGGCTGGGCGGCGTGGAGCTGCTTTTCCAGGGCGGGCTCAACCCCTCTCTGAAGATTGACTATTTCGAGCGCACCTTCCACCTAATCAAACAGCGCTACCCTGGCGTCATCCTGCACGCACTCTCGCCCGCCGAGGTGATGTACATCGCGCACATCTCGCGCCTGAGCCTGCGGGACTGCCTGATCCGACTGAAGGAAGCGGGCCTGCACTCCCTACCCGGCGCAGGCGGTGAGATCCTGGTGGACCGCGTTCGGGCGCAGATTGCCCCCTACAAGGACACGACCGAAGAGTGGCTGGAGTGCATGAGAACTGCGGCCGAGGTGGGACTGCGCAGCACCGCGAGCATGATGTTCGGCCACGTGGAGACCATGGAAGATCGTGTGGAGCATCTCGTCCGCATCCGCGAGCTTCAAGATCAGTGCGAGCCCTTCCGCGCATTCATCGCATGGAACTTCCAGCCGGAAGACACTGCGCTACCCATTCCGAAGAAAGCGACAGGCTATGACTACCTGCGTACGGTTGCGGTAGCTCGCCTGATGCTGGACAATGTGCCCAACCTTCAGTGCTCCATCCTGACCCAGGGGCCGAAGATCGCCCAGCTCTCGCTAGGCTATGGAGTGAACGACTTCGGGTCGGTGATGATCGAGGAGAACGTGGTGTCGGCGGCAGGCAGCAAGTTCATCCTGAACGCCGAGGAGATCGAACGACTGATCCGGGACGCGGGCTACATGCCGCGCCGCCGGAATACACGCTACGAGCTGGTCTGA
- a CDS encoding 30S ribosomal protein S20, with protein sequence MPNIRSMKKDLRRNAKRHLRNRSTRSALKTYIKKARMAVEKNSEDATVRVLEAVKNLDKAAERGIIHKNQAARRKSRLMRAANRAAQAAQTSS encoded by the coding sequence ATGCCGAACATCCGGTCCATGAAGAAGGACCTGCGCCGAAACGCGAAACGGCACCTTCGGAATCGAAGCACCCGTTCCGCGCTGAAAACTTACATCAAGAAGGCCAGGATGGCCGTAGAGAAGAACTCTGAGGACGCCACCGTGCGCGTGCTCGAGGCGGTGAAGAACCTGGACAAGGCGGCTGAGCGCGGCATTATCCACAAGAACCAAGCAGCTCGGCGCAAGTCGCGCTTGATGCGGGCGGCCAACCGAGCGGCACAGGCGGCTCAGACCAGCTCGTAG
- a CDS encoding DedA family protein: MHPIRRLYDWTIRWARTRHAPYALFAVAFAESSVFPVPPDALLIPMVLSRPKAWIRIAAICTIGSVCGAVLGYCIGWAFYESVGRQIVDAYNLHEPMKAIGDSYSRNAFPTVLTAAFTPIPYKVITIGAGLYNVSLPTVIVASLLGRAGRFFLVAGLLRIFGERIGTFVEKYFDALALAFAALLIGGFLAIKYLF, translated from the coding sequence ATGCACCCGATCAGGCGCCTATACGACTGGACCATTCGATGGGCAAGAACAAGGCACGCGCCCTACGCACTGTTCGCTGTGGCCTTCGCCGAGAGCTCGGTATTCCCCGTTCCGCCAGATGCGCTCCTCATTCCCATGGTGCTCAGCCGACCCAAGGCGTGGATTCGAATCGCGGCCATCTGCACCATCGGCTCGGTGTGTGGAGCCGTGCTCGGCTACTGCATCGGATGGGCGTTCTACGAATCCGTCGGTCGCCAGATCGTGGACGCGTACAACTTGCACGAACCGATGAAGGCCATTGGCGACAGCTACTCACGGAACGCCTTTCCGACCGTGCTGACTGCCGCTTTCACCCCGATCCCGTATAAGGTAATCACCATTGGTGCCGGACTCTACAACGTATCCCTTCCCACGGTGATCGTCGCCTCGCTCTTAGGCAGAGCCGGCAGGTTCTTCCTGGTCGCTGGCCTGCTTCGAATCTTCGGCGAGCGCATCGGGACCTTCGTGGAGAAGTACTTCGACGCCTTGGCACTTGCCTTCGCCGCCCTGCTGATTGGCGGCTTTCTCGCCATCAAGTACCTCTTCTAG
- a CDS encoding DUF2380 domain-containing protein has product MAARGGPGEAHHLFPKQFRERFRAMGIDIDTYILRVPKEKHRLKPGGLHTGPEHWNKWWKEFWEQPRKVPPSI; this is encoded by the coding sequence GTGGCAGCACGCGGTGGACCGGGAGAGGCGCATCACCTGTTCCCAAAGCAGTTCAGGGAGCGGTTCCGTGCGATGGGGATTGACATAGACACGTATATTCTGCGTGTGCCGAAGGAGAAGCACCGCCTGAAGCCGGGAGGACTGCACACGGGTCCCGAGCACTGGAACAAGTGGTGGAAGGAGTTCTGGGAGCAGCCTCGCAAGGTCCCGCCCTCGATATAG
- a CDS encoding beta-galactosidase has translation MIHLHLHSVASFLDGADFIENLVARADFLLPPPDPGADVNCDGWVNTLDLNVVLKNFGMVGEPQRVRMTGGANRGAPAGVESPSLRRSDTLHVERTPIRDFQGVLLVPTVRVRDRRIYVDDTPIPLISGEVHYWRLAPARWRAILERVREMGLDTIATYVCWEYHELEPGRYDFTGATEPQRDLVGFLDLVREMGFWLFIRPGPYIYSEWQNAGVPDRVATYHRLSPEYQAEARPWMEAVAAVIKPYLATHGGPIVAFQPDNEMDLFTHWFEDELGLRGGDGLFQRFLRQRYGTIEGLNNAWQCSYVDFAEARAYAELPPGATAGERARVLDYWRFQHWSVAECVRWHVEVYRECGIDVPIYHNYYYGGDVQNWRELSAHCDFLGIDVYPGNEFEQTGYPGDQRLCLDVCRCQRNVSPIPYIAEFEAGAWHGLHEMAGVMSPNHYRLICFTALAAGIAGWNWYMLVNRDNWYYCPIQEWGRIRPEMYSVFHDIVRVYGELDPPSLQKLTDTSVVIDPLQIAADRSLRKNAILDALYAADLDYETLDLVTGETPKPLIIYAGSEWLGKREQEKLAELVDQGATLVVFKSAPVLDDSLQPLNLLDVAKPIGILSALGKRVVLNLGNERPVVEGALFEYERAGTYREWIEAEQTLGELQAVENSDLLALRYQGKRFTVGYVEPRGRGKLVVLGIEPNADVMRALHRRFGVRTYATTDATGVITALFQRGDEHYLVATNNANEEQTFRVRLDVLGITGAYRVTDLWAGCTDTFAGDPVLHLERKSGSAWRIHAG, from the coding sequence ATGATTCATCTGCACCTGCATTCGGTGGCAAGCTTTTTGGACGGGGCCGACTTCATCGAGAACCTCGTGGCCCGGGCGGACTTCCTGTTGCCTCCCCCTGACCCCGGAGCCGACGTGAACTGCGATGGCTGGGTGAACACGCTCGACTTGAACGTCGTGCTCAAGAACTTCGGGATGGTTGGTGAACCCCAGCGGGTGCGGATGACCGGCGGGGCCAATCGTGGGGCGCCCGCCGGTGTCGAAAGCCCCAGCCTGCGAAGGTCCGATACGCTCCACGTCGAACGGACACCCATTCGCGACTTCCAAGGAGTTCTGCTCGTGCCCACCGTCCGAGTCCGAGACCGACGAATCTACGTTGACGACACCCCCATTCCGCTCATCTCCGGAGAAGTTCATTACTGGCGACTCGCGCCTGCGAGATGGCGCGCGATATTGGAGCGCGTGCGCGAGATGGGCCTCGACACTATCGCCACCTATGTGTGCTGGGAGTACCATGAGCTGGAGCCGGGAAGGTATGACTTCACTGGCGCGACCGAACCGCAGCGTGACTTAGTGGGTTTCCTCGATCTGGTGCGCGAGATGGGCTTCTGGCTCTTCATTCGCCCGGGGCCCTACATCTATTCCGAGTGGCAGAACGCTGGGGTGCCGGATAGGGTTGCCACCTACCACCGTCTGTCACCCGAGTATCAGGCCGAGGCACGGCCCTGGATGGAAGCCGTCGCCGCTGTGATCAAGCCCTACCTGGCTACGCACGGCGGCCCAATCGTGGCATTCCAGCCCGACAACGAGATGGACCTTTTCACGCACTGGTTCGAGGACGAACTGGGCCTGCGCGGCGGTGACGGGCTGTTTCAGCGATTCCTACGCCAGAGATATGGGACCATCGAGGGACTTAACAACGCATGGCAATGCAGCTATGTGGACTTCGCAGAGGCACGGGCATATGCCGAGCTACCACCCGGAGCGACTGCGGGCGAACGAGCGAGAGTGCTGGACTACTGGCGATTCCAGCACTGGTCGGTGGCAGAGTGCGTTCGCTGGCACGTCGAAGTGTATCGGGAGTGCGGCATTGATGTTCCCATCTATCACAACTACTACTATGGCGGCGATGTTCAGAACTGGCGGGAGCTGTCTGCGCACTGCGACTTCCTCGGGATAGACGTCTATCCGGGGAACGAGTTCGAGCAAACCGGATACCCAGGCGATCAACGCCTGTGCCTCGATGTGTGTAGATGTCAGCGGAACGTATCACCCATTCCTTACATCGCCGAGTTCGAAGCGGGTGCATGGCACGGCCTCCACGAGATGGCAGGGGTGATGTCCCCCAATCACTATCGGCTTATCTGCTTCACCGCTCTCGCGGCAGGCATCGCAGGTTGGAATTGGTATATGTTGGTCAACAGGGACAACTGGTACTACTGCCCGATCCAGGAGTGGGGACGAATTCGACCCGAGATGTATAGTGTTTTTCATGACATCGTGAGGGTGTACGGCGAACTCGACCCGCCATCGCTGCAGAAACTAACAGACACCTCGGTGGTGATAGATCCGCTGCAGATCGCCGCCGACCGGAGCCTCAGGAAGAACGCAATTCTAGACGCCCTATATGCCGCGGACCTGGACTACGAGACGCTGGATCTCGTCACAGGCGAGACGCCGAAGCCACTCATCATCTACGCAGGCTCGGAGTGGCTCGGAAAGCGTGAGCAAGAAAAGCTCGCCGAGCTAGTGGATCAGGGCGCGACTCTGGTAGTGTTCAAGAGCGCGCCAGTCCTGGACGACTCCCTACAGCCACTCAACCTGTTAGACGTGGCAAAGCCGATCGGAATCCTGTCGGCATTAGGTAAGCGCGTTGTCCTGAACCTAGGCAATGAGAGACCCGTCGTCGAGGGTGCGCTGTTCGAGTACGAACGCGCAGGCACTTATCGAGAGTGGATCGAGGCGGAGCAGACGCTGGGTGAATTGCAGGCGGTGGAGAACAGCGACCTACTGGCACTCCGGTATCAGGGCAAGCGGTTCACGGTCGGGTATGTCGAGCCGCGCGGTAGGGGCAAGCTGGTGGTACTAGGGATCGAGCCAAACGCCGACGTGATGCGTGCGCTACATCGCCGGTTCGGTGTCCGCACGTACGCGACGACCGATGCCACGGGAGTGATCACAGCGCTCTTCCAGCGTGGGGACGAGCACTACCTCGTCGCCACGAACAACGCGAACGAGGAGCAAACTTTCCGGGTGCGACTGGACGTTCTCGGTATCACAGGGGCTTATAGGGTTACCGACCTATGGGCCGGCTGCACCGATACGTTCGCCGGCGACCCGGTCCTGCACCTCGAGCGCAAGAGCGGCAGCGCGTGGCGGATTCATGCAGGGTAA
- a CDS encoding glycosyltransferase → MRILVLANADLYRPRGGSQLYCYNRWRRIARNHRLTVLLTDTVPHEPDPAFDPPESWCEKVYTVPDRPASFGLRLERKLRRCMPWRSSQMGQWLNREAKFLAHRLLREEQFDLLHVEGFSMWWLLPRRLELPVSHTATDIVSRFAENNPQPGDPWLKNFFAARRHAQLRRMEPPTWQRANLITTITTVERDWIAKEAPGVPVVVIPNGIDRQYFAPSDEEPAQPPELCFTGIMLYRPNIDAMLYFCHEVLPLIRAEVPEARLNIVGREPSPEVQRLADIPGVTVTGSVPDVRPYLRRASVVVAPVRLGAGMRGKHLEAMAMRKPVVATTFCVEGTACTHGKDILLADDPKTFAQHTLSLLRDRAYADSIAQAGMELVHREYDWDINAARMEEHLVRCVADYRARQR, encoded by the coding sequence ATGCGTATTCTGGTGCTCGCCAACGCCGACCTGTACCGCCCGCGGGGCGGCTCGCAGCTCTATTGCTACAATCGCTGGCGACGCATCGCCCGCAATCATCGTCTCACCGTTCTCCTCACCGACACCGTCCCACACGAGCCGGACCCAGCCTTCGACCCACCCGAGAGCTGGTGCGAGAAGGTGTACACCGTGCCCGACCGACCGGCATCGTTCGGGCTGCGACTGGAACGCAAGTTGCGACGGTGCATGCCCTGGAGATCCAGCCAGATGGGCCAGTGGCTGAACCGGGAAGCCAAGTTTCTCGCCCATCGCTTGCTGCGTGAGGAGCAATTCGACCTTCTGCACGTCGAGGGCTTCTCCATGTGGTGGCTGCTCCCACGCCGGCTCGAACTGCCCGTGAGTCACACAGCCACCGATATCGTTTCCCGCTTTGCCGAGAACAATCCACAGCCGGGCGACCCGTGGCTGAAGAACTTCTTCGCCGCCCGTCGCCACGCTCAACTCAGGCGGATGGAACCGCCGACTTGGCAGCGCGCAAACCTAATCACTACGATCACCACGGTGGAGCGCGACTGGATCGCGAAGGAGGCACCCGGCGTGCCGGTTGTGGTCATCCCGAACGGGATTGACAGGCAGTACTTTGCGCCTTCCGATGAAGAACCCGCGCAGCCCCCCGAGTTGTGCTTCACCGGCATCATGCTGTACCGCCCGAACATAGACGCGATGCTCTACTTCTGCCACGAGGTGCTGCCCCTCATCCGCGCCGAAGTCCCCGAAGCGCGTCTGAACATCGTCGGGCGCGAACCCTCCCCCGAAGTGCAGCGGCTGGCCGACATCCCCGGTGTTACGGTCACCGGCTCTGTGCCTGATGTGAGACCGTATCTGCGGCGAGCGAGCGTAGTGGTCGCACCTGTGCGACTAGGCGCAGGAATGCGGGGCAAACACCTAGAGGCGATGGCGATGCGAAAGCCGGTGGTCGCAACCACATTTTGCGTGGAGGGTACGGCCTGCACCCACGGAAAGGACATCTTGCTAGCCGACGACCCCAAGACCTTCGCACAGCACACCTTGTCCTTGCTTCGAGATCGCGCCTATGCCGATTCTATCGCCCAGGCCGGCATGGAACTGGTCCATCGCGAGTACGACTGGGACATCAACGCCGCACGCATGGAAGAGCACCTGGTGAGGTGCGTGGCAGATTACCGAGCGAGGCAAAGGTGA
- a CDS encoding glycosyltransferase: MKIVEVFDAPSVNPYFSYIHRPMALRRALREAGVQFEDIWLWDYPHKRPAIRRLRNASLIRERLKGADLIIGNQSVGAATAGLAARGLGVPVVFDVHTLWAPEAKAVWKVAPSRRNLVDYLMAAWVEPIARRHANHFLVVSNVARRHYESKGVPPEHITLVRNGIEPELFPFTPLPPEGKRRIVYGGAMQDYQGIPFLTGAFAELVRRKPELPLELYLVGFGRDQAKRREWCESVGEGRILTHGYAPREQFIAELQTAHWGTLAFPPVVTRLRRDAFPYKYAEYIALGRPVVMTDSNETADFCREYRTGIVVPATHEDLMHGYEQAASTPRAEMEAMAERGRHLVETQMTWAHMQSAMYEGLKKLGLDVSPYVGCSS; the protein is encoded by the coding sequence GTGAAGATCGTCGAGGTTTTCGATGCACCGTCGGTCAACCCGTACTTCTCGTACATTCACCGTCCCATGGCACTGCGCAGGGCACTGCGCGAAGCAGGCGTGCAGTTCGAGGACATCTGGCTGTGGGACTATCCCCACAAACGCCCGGCGATCCGAAGGCTGCGCAACGCCTCACTGATTCGCGAGCGGCTGAAGGGTGCGGACCTCATCATTGGCAATCAGTCGGTCGGTGCAGCGACTGCGGGTTTAGCGGCGAGGGGCCTCGGCGTCCCAGTGGTGTTCGACGTGCACACGTTGTGGGCACCCGAGGCCAAGGCGGTATGGAAAGTGGCGCCATCACGCCGCAATCTCGTGGACTACCTCATGGCAGCATGGGTCGAGCCCATAGCTCGCCGGCACGCGAATCACTTCCTCGTGGTCTCCAACGTGGCGAGGCGGCACTATGAAAGCAAAGGCGTACCGCCCGAGCACATCACCTTGGTCCGCAACGGAATCGAACCCGAGCTGTTCCCTTTCACACCGCTGCCGCCGGAGGGCAAGCGACGCATTGTCTACGGCGGGGCAATGCAAGACTACCAAGGTATTCCGTTCCTTACGGGTGCGTTTGCCGAGCTGGTCCGCCGCAAGCCCGAGCTTCCGCTCGAGCTATACCTGGTGGGGTTCGGGCGCGATCAGGCCAAGCGGCGAGAATGGTGCGAGAGCGTCGGTGAAGGCCGAATCCTGACTCACGGCTATGCACCCAGAGAGCAGTTCATCGCCGAGCTGCAGACGGCCCACTGGGGCACGCTCGCCTTCCCACCCGTAGTCACCCGCCTGCGTCGAGACGCCTTCCCCTACAAGTACGCCGAGTACATCGCACTCGGCAGGCCTGTGGTCATGACCGACAGCAACGAAACGGCAGACTTCTGCCGGGAGTACAGGACGGGGATCGTGGTGCCCGCGACGCATGAAGACCTGATGCATGGATACGAGCAAGCCGCCTCGACCCCGAGGGCCGAGATGGAAGCGATGGCTGAGCGCGGTCGTCACCTAGTAGAGACCCAGATGACTTGGGCACACATGCAATCGGCGATGTACGAAGGGCTGAAGAAGCTGGGCCTAGACGTCTCACCGTACGTAGGTTGCAGTAGTTGA
- a CDS encoding glycosyltransferase, with the protein MRLVALVDGHSSDADNAYLLRVRMLTEAVRAQGHEVSMLYLLDRGTMKPSVCRALLGSRFRAELQGADLIHAANCIAAAAALRGARGQTPVLYDVHGDAAAEARLEWSTKRSTYSASAMLTMPYLDRVARRGAKALLVVSQPSKDLYLRLGLPGERLFLVRNGVDLDLFAPSEVPPDGPEGERWIGYAGGTHCWQGLPHLLKEFSALRGSPLRLRVIGFGAGDAALKREFEQKLGARAELWDAMPRERMVGLLRECHALVIPRLPHPAVRVAMPTKFGEYSALGRPVLVNDVDETADLIRKHGSGLVSDWRPGGLRTTLEAFANMPRSELQAMGDRARSLAEQEFAWPVLRAKYLDAVEYCMRS; encoded by the coding sequence TTGAGGCTCGTAGCATTGGTGGACGGGCATTCATCCGACGCGGATAACGCATACCTGCTTCGCGTGCGGATGCTCACGGAGGCGGTGCGGGCTCAAGGGCACGAGGTCTCGATGCTCTACCTGTTGGACCGGGGCACGATGAAGCCGTCAGTCTGCCGGGCTCTGCTGGGGTCCCGCTTCCGAGCCGAACTCCAAGGGGCCGACTTGATTCATGCGGCCAACTGCATCGCCGCCGCCGCGGCACTCCGCGGAGCCCGTGGGCAAACGCCCGTGCTGTACGACGTGCATGGCGACGCTGCTGCGGAGGCGCGATTGGAGTGGAGCACCAAGAGAAGTACGTACTCTGCCTCCGCCATGCTGACCATGCCCTATCTCGACAGGGTGGCGCGGCGCGGGGCCAAAGCGCTCCTCGTGGTTTCGCAGCCTTCGAAGGATTTGTACCTCCGGCTCGGATTGCCGGGTGAGCGGCTGTTCCTAGTTCGAAACGGGGTAGACCTGGACCTGTTCGCCCCCTCGGAAGTGCCACCCGACGGGCCCGAGGGTGAGCGGTGGATCGGATACGCGGGTGGTACGCATTGCTGGCAAGGGCTGCCGCACCTGCTGAAGGAGTTCTCGGCCCTGCGAGGCTCACCGCTTCGCCTGCGGGTCATCGGGTTCGGAGCAGGCGATGCGGCACTGAAGCGCGAGTTCGAGCAGAAGCTGGGCGCTCGAGCAGAGCTATGGGACGCGATGCCTCGCGAGCGGATGGTCGGACTTTTGCGCGAGTGTCATGCGCTGGTGATCCCGCGGCTGCCTCACCCGGCCGTGCGCGTGGCGATGCCGACCAAGTTCGGCGAGTACAGTGCCTTGGGGCGACCGGTTCTGGTGAACGACGTAGACGAGACGGCAGACCTGATTCGCAAGCATGGCTCCGGACTGGTGTCGGACTGGCGTCCGGGCGGGCTTCGGACTACGCTCGAGGCATTTGCGAACATGCCGAGAAGCGAGCTTCAGGCAATGGGGGATCGCGCGCGGTCGCTTGCCGAGCAGGAGTTCGCCTGGCCGGTACTTCGCGCTAAGTACCTCGATGCAGTCGAGTATTGCATGCGCAGTTAG
- a CDS encoding class I SAM-dependent methyltransferase has product MSEQMSPEELRRWYELEKRLAKRVMESTKENRAQVVKETYAELFREVPNHPQVTLGGTEQAMHRIQIGFYRQVLGRGLRVLEVGCGIGVLAKALAPQCEHYVALDATEDVLKLAGSGHSNLEFVLGDAVEPDFPPNSFDAVISGQVIEHLHPDDIPDHLDAVWRLLRPGGRYLFDTPCGLTGPHDVSRHFDEVATGFHLKEWRYREMVPLLLQHGFTRVRSPMLVPRLMSRAGPLLSILLWPAGAKIRCEAVLERVGNRKVRRVLAKAIGVDNLWIIATKAERR; this is encoded by the coding sequence GTGAGCGAGCAGATGTCGCCAGAAGAACTGCGCCGCTGGTACGAGCTAGAGAAGCGCTTGGCCAAGCGCGTGATGGAGTCCACGAAGGAGAACCGGGCGCAAGTGGTCAAGGAAACCTACGCAGAGCTATTCCGCGAGGTGCCGAACCATCCGCAGGTGACGCTCGGCGGCACCGAGCAGGCAATGCACCGCATTCAGATCGGCTTCTACCGCCAGGTACTCGGGCGAGGGCTCCGGGTACTGGAGGTGGGCTGCGGCATCGGCGTTCTCGCCAAGGCGCTCGCCCCCCAGTGCGAGCACTACGTGGCTCTCGATGCCACCGAAGACGTCTTGAAGCTCGCGGGCTCCGGGCATTCGAACCTCGAGTTCGTGCTCGGCGACGCCGTGGAGCCGGACTTCCCGCCCAACTCTTTCGATGCCGTGATCAGCGGACAGGTCATCGAGCACCTTCATCCCGACGACATCCCCGACCACCTGGACGCCGTATGGAGACTGCTCAGGCCAGGAGGGCGCTATCTCTTCGACACGCCCTGTGGGCTCACGGGACCACATGACGTGTCCCGGCACTTCGATGAGGTCGCTACGGGATTTCATTTGAAGGAGTGGCGGTACCGAGAGATGGTCCCGCTGCTGCTGCAACACGGGTTCACCCGTGTGCGCTCACCGATGCTGGTTCCGAGACTGATGAGCCGAGCGGGACCTCTCCTCTCCATTCTGCTATGGCCTGCCGGAGCAAAGATCCGCTGTGAAGCGGTACTCGAGCGAGTAGGCAATCGCAAAGTCCGGCGGGTCCTGGCAAAGGCGATCGGCGTGGACAACCTCTGGATCATCGCGACCAAGGCTGAAAGGCGCTGA
- a CDS encoding sigma-70 family RNA polymerase sigma factor, with protein sequence MSKASAAVRVPYSVEPVAALVACRPYVVRYLRSLGASVEDAEDLVQDTLLVALRSMPSFRGDARLSTWLCRIAQRAYAHWRSQAIPSISLSKGEDGPVVEGLEDVALRSMDLCECLRRLPVPLRLLVCSHYIHGYSYREICQGRGLTKSHLTNELSAARRLLRQHLVSLSR encoded by the coding sequence ATGTCCAAGGCGAGTGCAGCAGTACGGGTGCCCTACTCCGTCGAGCCAGTGGCGGCCCTAGTTGCGTGCCGGCCGTATGTTGTCCGCTACCTCCGTAGTCTCGGCGCGTCGGTCGAGGATGCCGAGGACCTAGTGCAGGATACGCTCTTGGTGGCGCTGCGCTCAATGCCCAGCTTTCGGGGTGACGCGAGGCTGAGCACCTGGTTGTGTCGGATCGCGCAGCGCGCCTACGCTCACTGGCGATCTCAAGCCATACCCAGCATATCCCTTTCGAAGGGGGAGGATGGGCCCGTGGTCGAGGGGCTCGAGGATGTGGCCCTGAGAAGCATGGACCTCTGTGAATGTCTCAGGCGCTTGCCGGTGCCACTTCGCCTGCTCGTCTGCAGCCACTACATTCATGGTTACAGCTATCGCGAGATTTGCCAGGGTCGAGGGCTGACCAAATCTCATCTCACGAACGAGCTAAGCGCCGCTCGCCGGCTGCTCAGGCAGCACCTAGTCTCGCTAAGCCGCTAG